One region of Streptomyces capillispiralis genomic DNA includes:
- a CDS encoding Wadjet anti-phage system protein JetD domain-containing protein, with product MTAGSPPPLPPLSPAAASLSAALQARAEKATVSRATLVEAFTAALPGLASGEHARTALATLLHELADHRLLNLPTSRAHWDAGRPRLPEQVRLPATTQATPRAPREPVSWRPELDWAYTARLTAAQTEDLLACNRWFRDSSYAPDRRTPIPLRERSYEIFRDEKRLDALISGALFAPGRLTLDQLATYRQPPPLAHHQVGDGDTLLVVENSDTYATLHDLIAKQPGRIRFIAFGAGRSFEASVSRLTELSGIHRTFYYGDLDADGLAIPARASLTALQHGLPPIEPATDLYRLLLGHTPTPSALVADDRAQTLTAWLPAPLSTQAHDLLTAGQRLAQEATNRNQLSVDSSWRT from the coding sequence ATGACCGCCGGTTCTCCCCCTCCGCTCCCGCCACTGTCACCCGCGGCGGCCAGCCTCAGCGCCGCGCTGCAGGCCCGGGCCGAGAAGGCCACCGTGTCCCGCGCCACCCTCGTCGAAGCATTCACCGCAGCCCTGCCCGGCCTGGCCAGTGGCGAGCACGCGCGCACCGCGCTCGCCACACTCCTGCACGAACTCGCCGACCACCGCCTCCTCAACCTGCCCACCAGCAGAGCCCACTGGGACGCCGGCCGACCACGCCTGCCCGAACAAGTACGTCTGCCCGCCACCACCCAGGCGACGCCGCGTGCACCGCGTGAACCCGTCTCGTGGCGCCCGGAACTCGACTGGGCCTACACCGCCCGTCTCACCGCCGCACAGACCGAGGACCTCCTGGCGTGCAACCGCTGGTTCCGGGACAGCAGCTACGCCCCCGACCGGCGTACGCCGATCCCGCTGCGCGAGCGGTCCTACGAGATCTTCCGCGACGAGAAACGTCTCGACGCCCTCATCTCCGGCGCGCTGTTCGCCCCCGGGCGCCTCACCCTCGATCAGCTGGCCACCTACCGCCAGCCGCCCCCGCTCGCCCACCACCAAGTCGGCGACGGCGACACCCTTCTGGTGGTGGAGAACAGCGACACCTATGCCACCCTCCACGACCTGATCGCCAAGCAGCCCGGCCGCATCCGTTTCATCGCCTTCGGGGCCGGACGTTCCTTCGAAGCCTCTGTCAGCCGCCTCACAGAACTATCCGGCATCCACCGCACTTTCTACTACGGCGACCTCGACGCCGACGGCCTGGCCATCCCTGCTCGCGCATCCCTCACCGCCCTCCAGCACGGCCTGCCCCCGATTGAACCGGCAACTGACCTCTACCGACTCCTCCTCGGCCACACCCCCACGCCCTCCGCTCTCGTTGCCGACGACCGTGCCCAGACGCTCACTGCCTGGCTGCCCGCGCCCCTGTCCACACAGGCCCACGATCTACTCACCGCCGGCCAGCGCCTCGCGCAGGAAGCGACCAACCGCAACCAGCTCTCAGTCGACTCCAGTTGGCGCACTTGA
- a CDS encoding 7-cyano-7-deazaguanine synthase gives MRSGQGHTISDGRFGVAVFLSGGVDSTVLLGKMCAEESSELIAVHFAGFSSPEEAAAARAIAHQARVAYWSIDMSSLLLSWRSARVTQEGSGERAVFGAATMYSAALAFAMAHKINSVAFGLHREDAQEYIEQSPSFLNYIRQGIKLVGSEVRILVPFQDMSKCDIVRIGNALSVDMSRSWSCLRPSVSMQCGTCEACLSRRNAFRQAAVVDATQYERQ, from the coding sequence ATGAGGTCAGGACAGGGCCATACGATCAGCGATGGGCGGTTCGGCGTTGCTGTATTCCTCTCAGGGGGTGTCGACTCCACCGTTCTCCTGGGAAAGATGTGCGCCGAGGAGTCGAGCGAACTGATCGCCGTTCACTTCGCGGGTTTCTCCTCACCGGAAGAGGCAGCAGCCGCTCGAGCCATCGCGCATCAGGCGCGAGTCGCATATTGGAGCATCGATATGTCATCGTTGCTGCTGTCCTGGAGATCCGCACGAGTCACCCAGGAAGGGAGCGGTGAGCGGGCTGTTTTCGGCGCAGCCACAATGTACTCGGCTGCTTTGGCTTTCGCAATGGCACACAAAATCAACTCGGTGGCGTTCGGGCTCCACCGAGAGGATGCGCAAGAATATATTGAGCAAAGTCCATCATTCCTCAACTATATACGGCAAGGAATCAAGCTCGTCGGAAGTGAGGTGCGAATTCTGGTTCCATTCCAGGATATGAGTAAATGCGACATCGTCCGGATAGGAAACGCTCTGAGTGTGGATATGTCTCGGTCCTGGAGTTGTCTGCGTCCATCAGTAAGTATGCAATGCGGTACTTGCGAGGCATGTCTCTCAAGGAGAAATGCATTCAGGCAGGCCGCAGTGGTCGATGCCACGCAGTACGAGAGGCAATAA
- a CDS encoding trypco2 family protein encodes MAAEMWVGLADAVRGVRAELDAAQKEGAGREVGFEVGQIELEFAVDVRKEAAGEAGARVYVLSLGVRGSVAATATNRMKLVLTPKDQQDRSLRVVGPVEQQIPPE; translated from the coding sequence GTGGCAGCTGAGATGTGGGTCGGCCTGGCGGACGCGGTGCGCGGGGTAAGGGCAGAACTCGATGCGGCGCAGAAGGAAGGTGCTGGGAGGGAAGTCGGGTTTGAGGTGGGACAAATTGAGCTCGAGTTCGCTGTTGATGTCCGCAAGGAAGCTGCTGGCGAGGCCGGCGCACGGGTGTATGTGTTGTCGCTGGGGGTGCGGGGGTCAGTCGCAGCGACAGCCACAAACAGGATGAAGCTCGTGCTCACTCCCAAGGACCAGCAGGACAGGAGCCTGCGTGTAGTGGGCCCAGTAGAACAACAAATCCCCCCTGAATGA
- a CDS encoding tetratricopeptide repeat protein — protein MLDYVETRPEQAQQIVDYLVSHPPRCPVRLLLLARASGEWFTALRSASTAMSTTVRPEPLRVEAFTITATEREAAWQEALTALGNGLQLLDEVYTTVDLSARCTGARPPAFADSGSIQALTLHVAALAKLLSEQPEADLPPQRVLLAHERRYWQRVANRRDLDMDQIRPLAMAAAQLSGPAPRANALHILAQVPGLRGEMAEQDRRALAEWIRDLYPPPATGDAYWGSLQPDPLAEQYLIDSITSEPELAVHVLPACNPEQLRHALTLLSRAAARPGGKALMEALSLFVHAPHSKPEDLQRLYAVMPDQPQAFAELAAELATRLVTLRRTGKDRADLAGWLTNQASRLGSLGRPVDALKAATEAVDTYRQLAKDHPDVYLASLAGSLHNQSTYLSSLGRLEESVKAATEAVAIRRSLAEEHPNAYRPDLASSLTSQSNQLASLGRHRPSLEATIEAVGIYRHLAEEYPDAYLPGLAGSLHNQSLSHYSLGELEEALGSITEAIKIRRFLTAAGKEEFEPLLAESVQVQALLLNERDSRQGEGSH, from the coding sequence GTGCTCGACTACGTTGAGACCCGACCCGAGCAGGCACAACAGATCGTCGACTATCTCGTCAGTCATCCTCCGCGCTGCCCCGTGCGGTTGCTGCTCCTAGCCCGCGCGTCCGGAGAGTGGTTCACTGCTCTGCGTTCCGCATCAACGGCCATGTCTACCACCGTACGCCCAGAACCACTGCGCGTTGAAGCTTTCACCATTACAGCAACGGAACGCGAGGCCGCCTGGCAAGAAGCCCTCACCGCCCTTGGTAATGGGCTTCAGCTATTGGACGAGGTATACACAACCGTGGACCTCAGTGCTCGATGCACGGGAGCCCGACCACCGGCCTTCGCAGATTCGGGTTCTATCCAAGCTTTGACATTGCATGTCGCGGCGCTCGCGAAGCTCCTAAGTGAACAACCTGAAGCGGATCTTCCACCGCAACGAGTGTTGCTCGCTCATGAACGCCGATATTGGCAGCGCGTCGCCAACCGTCGTGACCTCGATATGGATCAGATCCGCCCGTTGGCGATGGCCGCCGCCCAGCTGTCCGGACCTGCCCCACGCGCCAACGCACTACATATCCTCGCCCAGGTTCCCGGGTTGCGGGGTGAGATGGCCGAGCAGGATCGACGCGCCCTCGCGGAATGGATCCGCGACCTGTATCCGCCCCCCGCCACCGGGGATGCTTATTGGGGAAGCTTGCAACCTGACCCCCTGGCCGAGCAATATCTCATCGACAGCATTACCAGCGAGCCTGAGCTCGCAGTCCATGTGTTGCCCGCGTGCAACCCAGAGCAGCTCCGGCATGCGCTCACCCTTCTCAGCCGAGCTGCGGCGCGACCCGGTGGAAAGGCTCTCATGGAGGCTCTCAGCCTGTTCGTGCATGCCCCGCACAGCAAACCTGAAGACCTGCAACGGTTGTACGCGGTGATGCCCGACCAGCCTCAGGCTTTTGCAGAGCTCGCCGCAGAGTTGGCCACTCGCCTCGTAACCCTACGCCGTACGGGCAAAGATAGGGCGGATTTGGCTGGGTGGCTCACAAACCAAGCGAGCCGCCTCGGTTCGCTCGGGCGCCCTGTGGATGCTCTCAAGGCCGCCACCGAAGCCGTTGACACTTACCGGCAACTAGCCAAGGACCACCCTGATGTCTATCTCGCTAGTCTTGCCGGGTCCCTACACAACCAGTCGACCTACCTATCCTCACTGGGGCGACTGGAGGAATCCGTCAAGGCCGCCACCGAAGCGGTCGCAATCCGCCGCAGCCTGGCGGAAGAGCACCCCAACGCTTATCGCCCAGACCTTGCCAGCTCACTAACCAGCCAATCCAACCAGCTAGCATCTTTGGGACGCCACCGGCCATCCCTAGAGGCGACCATAGAAGCCGTCGGAATTTATCGGCACCTGGCCGAAGAGTATCCCGATGCCTATCTGCCTGGCCTCGCTGGCTCACTCCATAACCAGTCTCTCAGCCACTACTCACTGGGAGAACTGGAGGAGGCACTAGGGTCGATCACAGAAGCGATCAAGATCCGTCGTTTCCTAACTGCCGCCGGAAAAGAGGAATTTGAGCCCCTGCTAGCGGAGTCCGTGCAGGTGCAGGCTCTCCTACTCAATGAGCGTGACAGCCGCCAGGGCGAAGGAAGCCATTGA